From the genome of Papaver somniferum cultivar HN1 unplaced genomic scaffold, ASM357369v1 unplaced-scaffold_21, whole genome shotgun sequence:
GGTTTCCATGATTCATCATCGTCGCGTCACCAAGAAATGaaaagataagaaaatcataataCTATTCCGCGTCAcatccatcaaaaaaaaattatttatcatgATAATAATATTAAGAGTAGTGTAGTTATTAGTTAATGAATTTTGGTCCCGAGATTTGGATTTTGAATCTTTCATTTTTCCAGGTAATTCTTTTTGTAATTGGTTCTtggaatatgtatttttattttgtgcAACCGGGAGGGAGTCTTATCTCAATACCAGTATTGGTAACCGGAGACAAGAAAATGCCAGGCTCTATTTCTCTGTGTCTCTAATATAGCAGTAAGATAACAGCATAAGACTAACTGGGTATCGTTAAGAACGACGAAACCAAGAAGGCGTGAAGATCGAGCTAACACTATAATTACTGATCAAGGAGGATATGAGTGAAGAGGATTCTATAGTTCAGTCACAGGAATATCATCCTTAGGACAGACACCTtgaatgttttaaaatatatataaaacaaaatctGCCAAATACTTGTAATTACCTTTACCATCGATCATATGTCACATAACCTGAAAACATAACAATAACAGCATCCATTTTAGACAGTTGTTACCTAATTACCCAGACACAAAAAGATTCGCCGGCCTCTTACTTATCCATAATTGTAGTACCATAAAATCGCACACTACATCCAAGGATGAAATTATTAAACTAAACCAAATGAAGATGcatgaacaaacatgaacacaaagatatacgtggttcagcatgattacctacgtccacgggatgaAAGGAATGATTAATATTACTTCATGTTTGGTTACAAGTGATGATCTCTCACAATAATTACTTCTTTTCTCTCTAAGTGTGAACTTTCTCTCACTTACAACCTGCCTCTCACTCTCTAGatgcccttatatttataggccaaggcaGGGATACGACGAAGTTATAATGTAAATCATGGTGCATCTATCTCGATGTTCCTCCTCGGGCCTAACTTGATGTTCCTCCGGTCTATCGACCGGGCCGATACAGTAGGGTCTCCGGACAGTTTTGCATCCGAGGCCGATCCTTTAATGTTATATAGTTCGAGGTTGCCTTCTCCCTTCTCGCCGCTTCGTCTTGACTTTCTTTCTTAGTTTGACCGAGTGTCTTCTGGTCTTCTGTCAGCTTTGTCAGGTGAAGGGAGACTTGTCACGTCCTATAGCTAAATGGTTGTCACGCTCGGCCCTCGTGATTTCTCTTTGTTTGTACCCCCTTGAGTTATTTAGTGCTTCTCTTCCGTCGTTTCTTGGTGCAACTTAGCATGGGATCTcgccacctagccctgtggattatttccacctacatttatgccccttctttcactcATGTGCTTGACATGAGGGGAAGAAAATTGCTCGACTTCCCACGTCCCTAGTCATGCCGTGAATCCCGCCATGCAGTTCCCCATTACTACTGCCTTTATGACCTGTAACTGCTGCTGCCGGTTACGATGCCTTTGAGTATAAATTGTGCGGCTTCTACTTCTAACCGTCATTTCTCTTTTCCTACAAAATCAAAAGTTTCTCTCTCCGTGCGATTCTACTCCTTCCTTGCTACCATTAATTCTGGTGACCCTTCTCCATTTTCGCTTTCTTCTTTGGTTTTCAAGTTGACGGCGGCTGCCTTGGTTGGTTTTCTTCCTTCATTGCTCTTTCTTATGTTTGTCTTCGGGTTTCGAGCTCTCCCTTTTGTTCTGTAATGGCAACTTCTTCTCCACCCATGACTGAAAAGAGGTGCGTGAGTGATACTTTTTCTGATAGTGATGTTGTTTCCCTTGATTCTTTGTTTTTGCTTGAAAATCCCTCCCATCATGATTATCGTGCTATGAAATCCCTTTTCCCTGACAGCTCTCCTTCGTTTCCATGTAGGGCTGATAAGAGAATTTCTAAGAAACTGTCTGATGATGAGTTCATTaatcagttgaaggaagaattcgACCTTCAGAATTATGAGGTGACTCTTATCTCGGGCCAAACGGGTATGCTGAGGAAAGTCGATGTCGACAAGTTCGAACAGTCGTCCGAGGCGGTTATTATTATTAGGGGCAGCTCGAGCTTGGTCTTCGTCTCCCGATGTATGATCCTAAAAGTCCCTTATACTATGAGGTGCTGTCACAGCTTCGTCCTCCCCGAGGTTTGGCTCAGTGGAATGAAAACACTTATCGCCTGATGAATGAGTGGAAAAGGCGAGGCGGTGGTTACTGCACTGAGGCAGAGTGGTCGACCTATAAACCATTCGATGCCCCAGCATACACTTCTGTCATTTTTGTTGCTAATTATCGGAGCGGGACTACTACCAACGGTGATCTTGCTGGATTCGCCGCTAGCCCTCATCGTCAGAAGGTTCTCCGCGATGGTGTTGCTAGGCTAATGTGGGATGCCGATCCTATTGGTAAAGGTTCCAACAAGCGTGCTCGTCATACGAATGACCCTTACTGGGATCGGGTTCCACTCCTCGTCCGTGGTcaaattttgcatggtagcttTCCTCCTCCAGAGCTTTCCCTCGAGCCTTACCCTTTCTAGGTTATTAATGATGATAAggtatgtttctttttcttagttttcttCGTCCCTTGCTGTACTGGCTCTGGTTATTGATTATCTTTTGGTTGTCGTAGGTTAAGTCTCAGAGCGAGCCTGTTAAGGCACCTCTAATTTCTAAGAAAAGAAGTGCTAGCACAAGGGTCAAGGAGGAtcaggggaaggtaacaaacatacAGCCTTAGtcctaagtacatgtacttgcctTCACATGGTCTGACGTAGGGCCTTGTGCAGAAAATGCCTAGGTGCAAGGATGAGAGTGCTGGGGTGTCCGAGGTTCAAGAGGGTAGGGATTTTGATGATCGGCGTCCCATATCTCATTTTTTGAAGAGGTCGCTAAAAAATTGCTCGGTCGTCTCGTCTGTAGATGTATGTGGTGAGGTTCAGGTTGAGGAGCAGATCCCAAGGCGCAATCCTCCCCGGGATAGATCAATAACGAAGGGTGAAACGCCGAAAGACTCGGATATTGTGATCGATATTCCCGATCAGGATGATGAGGACGACATCTTcggcgatgatgatgatgatgttgctgTTGTGGTTTCTGGCTTGTAGCCTAGCGATCCCGGGACGGCTTAGACTCCTGTGCTGGATAAGGTGTCTACTGCTGAGACGGAGGCGTTGCATAGGTTGCCCCAGAATATCTTTGGGTCGTCATCAAGCGTCCAAACTTCGTTTACTATATCGAGCCCTGTGTGCAATTCTCTCGGTGCCTTAACTTCTGTGAACTTTGGTTCCTACACCGATGAGCAGATGATCGCCGCCGTGCCCCAGTACGGCGAAATCTCGTATACCTTTGACACCATGGTGAGTATCTTACTTGCGCCCGTCTCACTTTTGTTGGACCTTGCTGACACACTTTGTCTTGGAAGGCGAATCCTTAAGCTATGAATCGGGCGAGGTTGGAGGCTGCTCTTCGGCGAAGGGAGGTTCAGCAATTTGAGGCTGTGAAACTTCAGCTGCAGCAGAAGAGGGAGCGATCATGCAATCTAGAGCTCGAGATTGTTACCTCCCTAGGTATGTTGTCGAGATATCTGCAGTTTTTGATTGAGTTTATTCGTGTCAATATCCTAAGTCTAGTGTTATTCTTTTAGCCGAGATAGCTAGTATAGATCTAGACGTTTCTTCGGAATATCGtcttatgaagagaaaatgggataTTGAAAAGGATCATGTGAAAAATCTGCTGCAACGAATATCTAACAAAGATGGCAGAATAGATCGCCAGGAAGACGAGATCAGGAGGCTTCAGGAAGAACTGGAGCGATGTCGGAGATTCGAGTATGTGCCTGAAGAGATGGACAATCTTCGGGTTCATCTGGGTGAATTTCAAAGGCTCGCCGCCGATAAAACATTATTGGCCGATAACTTGGAAAGTCAGAATTACTCCCTAAGGCTTCAGAACCGAGATTTGCATGTGGATCGGCAACGGATATTGAAGGAGAAGGTTGTAACCGAGCGGTTAAGTTGGGAATCGTGTGAGAAGATTAAGGGTTTCGAAAAATTATCCCAAGACTTGGAATGGGTGCAGTCTCAGTTGTCGGCCCTTCAATTATCCCATAACCGCCAAAGGACCGAGTGGAATGATCATAAGAAGTATTTCCCCACCAATGAATTCAACGAGAAATCTTATAACGAACCTCAAGACTTTCAAAGGCCGATGATGAACTAGCTAAATCTGTGGAGTCTCTATAAATTGTGATACCAACCCTTTTAGGTCTCTTGAGAGCATGTCAGATTGATTCTGGGATTAGGAAGATTTGTTTCCCTTTTGTTGTTCTATGTTGTCTTAGTGCCCCGGGCTAACCGTGTTGTTTGTGGTGGTATCGTAGCTGAACAGGGCCGAGCCCGAGATTTGGAGCAGAAAGTCCTTGGCCTCGAGTGAGAGGTTGGGAAACTGCAGAAGAGTGAGGCCGATATGAAGGCGAAGGTTGTTACTGCCGAGGCGGCTTCTCAACAGCTGAGCCAACAGATTGATAGCGAAAGGATCGCCCACAAGACCGATCTCGCCGAGAAGATTACTGTTGGTGTCAATCATTATATCGAGAAGAAACGTCGCGAGGTCGCTCTGAAGAAAGGAGGATCCAAAGCTGCTCCAACACAAGAATGATTCTGTCTTTTGTGGTGCTGCTTCACTAATTTTCCCATGATCTCAGGTTATAATTCGCTTGAACCTTTAACCCCCTTTTCCTTGATTGCGTGTTTGATGGGGCGATGTGTCGCCGTATTCATGGTTGTTTCCTTTCTTGACACCTTTGTCCTTTTATTTCGAACTCCTTAAGTTGTTATTCAGTCACTCTGCGTTTAATAAATGATACAAGTTAGTACTAAAAATCATTTTTGTCGAACACACTCGATAAGGAGGGTTATCGGGCCCGATGCCATGTCCCAaccgaggtatctcatcactatatCTTAGATTCAGTGGAAGGGCAATAGTCGTTCTAGATGCTAGGTTTGACGACCCCAagtggttatcgaccaaccaactcgggcaagtggtcacgACCACTTGtgatgggggtaacctttcagatgtaagtaggttacctagttgagaagaatttgtatcttaacaacctttggcatctggtttccaaccaccagtacccttaggctacctcggcacttgcaccctgccactgccccgagtatcgaatagccagtcgactgtaagtcacGTCGGCACTTGCGCACTGCCACTGCcacgagtacgaatgaccattcgagtgtaagtcacctcggcacttgcgcACTGACATTGCCCCGAGTTCGAATGACCAtgcgagtgtaagtcacctcggcacttgttGACTGCCATTACCCCGAGTTCGAATGACCATTAGTCGCTCATGTCATGTTTCCAACCCCTCGTGgttttaaggaaataaatgacaaGATGTCGTACCTGTTTTGTGTGTACCCCTTCATCGGTGATAGAGTTTCAAGTGATGGGCGTTCCAGGGTCTCTGTTCGTGTGTTCCGTCCGGCTTCAGTATCTTATATGCACCTTCGCCTACTTTCGACACCACTGTGTAAGGTCCGCCCCATCCCGCCGCCAGTTTCCCACCCTTTTTGACGCGTTCATAGCTCGTTAATTCCTTTAGCACCAATTGCCCGGGTTGGAACTCTCTCGGTCGGACtcgtttgttatattctcttTGTAACCTTCTTtggtagttctccatcttttacaGCGTCATTTATCGTGTTTCCTCCAGGTCATCAAGCTTGGCCAAGATTAGGTCGGCTGAGATGTTTCGTCTCCATGCCTCGGTTCTTGTAGTGGGTATCATCGCCTCGGTTGGTAATATGGCTTCTGTTCCATAAGTGAGCATGAAAGTCGATAGTCCAGTTGCCTCCCTTCGAGTGGTCATATAACCCCATAGGACATTGTAAATCTCTTCACACCACTCCCCATACTCTCTGTCCAACTTTTTCTTTAAGTTGTCGGCAATGGTTTTGTTTGTAATCTCGTCTTGTCTATTACTCTGAGGATAAATGGGGGCAGCTTTGCTCTTCCGAATGTTAGAAGTGTTAAATAACAAGtcaatatttttcccctgtagcTGCTTTCCGTTGTCCGAGACGATTGCTGCTTGTACACCAAAACGGCATATGATATGCTTCCAAATGAACCTGAAGACGTCCTTGTCCCGGATGTGCTTTAAAGGTGCAGCTTCTACCCACTTGGTAAAATAGTCTGTGGAAACAATTAAGTACTTTCTCTGCTCTGGCCCGACATGCAATGATCCTAAAATATCGATCCCCCGCTTGGCGAAGGGCCAGGGACTTATCACCGAGTTCAGGGACACTTTCGGCGAGCATATTTTCTTTCCAAACCTTTGGAATTCCTCGCAAATTAGGGCCATCTGCTTCGCGTCATCATTCATATAAGGCCAGAAGTAACCCATCGTTTTTTCCCTTGCCGACAAACTCTGACCAGAGCTATGATTCCCTGCCTCACCATAGTGTAGTTCATTCAAGATCGACTGCCCCTTTTTTTTACTCAAGCACCTCAGGAGCGGCCCTAAATAGGATTTTATGTATGGAATGTCATCCCTCAATTCATAGGCGGCCGATTTACTCTTGATTTTATTTATCTCGGGTCGGCATTTAGGTAGCTCGCCTGTTTCTAAGTACAAATGAATCGGTTTACGCCAGTCGCCTTCCTTGTATCTATCGGCTGTGTTGACTGCCACATAAGCTTTCCCTCTGGTACTTCTAGAATAGAGGGCGTAAGGATCCTCATTACACGAACGCCACCGACACTTGGATCTGTTAACATATATGCGATATATGACAAGGCGTTGgcatgtcgattatattttctGTCGAAACTTGGTGCTGGGGATTTGGGCGATGTAGAATTGGGCGAGTTCCCAATACCTTTGTAAAACCGGATCGTGAGTAGCATACATGCCAATTATTTGGCGAATCACCAGTTGTAAGTCGCTAGTTAGTCTGACATCTTGTATCTCCATTTCTACGAGTAACCTTAGGGCATGGATTACGCCCTCGTATTCGGTAACATTATTCGTCGCCTTGAACTGCAATCTGAATGAGTGGACGATCTTCTTCTCTTTTAGTGTTGTAAAGACTAACCCCAGGCCCGATATATCTTTATTAGATACCCAATCGACAAATACCTCCCATCGTGTCGGGATACTTATTTCCAGAAGATCGGCCGGATCTTCTCGGTCCTCCTCCATGCCCGGTATATCCTCCACTTCGTCCTCATCGCTTAGTGGAAAGTCGGCTAAAAAATCTGCTAACACTTGAGCCTTTATGGCCGTTCGCATTTTATAGATGATGTTAAACTGCTTGATTTGAGCTCCCCATTTGGATATCCTTCCAGATCGCCCCGCATTGTCCAGCACTGCTTCAATTGGCGACTTCGTTAATACCCGAATCCGGTGGGCCTGAAAATAAGTTATTAGCTTCTGAGTTGCGAACGTTAATGCTAAAATCATTTGCTCGATTCGGGTACAGTTCTTTTCGGCCGGGCTTAGTGTCTTGTTGATGAAGTAAAAAGGCTTTTCTTCCTTTCCCTCGTTCCTAACCAAAACTGCACTGATGGCATATGATGTTGCCCCTAGATATAGGGTAAGGACTTCGTTGGACTCGTGCCTCTGCAACACAAGGAGGCTTGCCAggtgtattttgatgttttgaaaGGACTCCTCACACTCGTTTGTCCATCTGAATTTCTCGCCCTTCTTAAGTGTACCAAAGAAGTTTTTACATATGTCCGACGACTGGGATACGAATCGCCCCAACGCTTCCAAGCTTCCGTTTAATTTTTGCACGTCTTTTACTGTCACCGGTGAGGGAATTTCGAGAATGTCCCTTACCTTGTTGAGATCGTCCTCTATCCCCTTGGGCGTGATGATATATCCTAGGAATTTACCCGATGTGACCCAGAAGTCGCACTTTGCTGGATTCACTTTCATTTTAAACTTCTTCATTGTTTGAAAGGTCTCTCGGAGGTCTCGGAGGTGGTTTTTTGC
Proteins encoded in this window:
- the LOC113339578 gene encoding uncharacterized protein LOC113339578, with translation MSFGLKNAGATYQRLIGDMFEDKIHDIIEVYVDDMLVKSRLAKNHLRDLRETFQTMKKFKMKVNPAKCDFWVTSGKFLGYIITPKGIEDDLNKVRDILEIPSPVTVKDVQKLNGSLEALGRFVSQSSDICKNFFGTLKKGEKFRWTNECEESFQNIKIHLASLLVLQRHESNEVLTLYLGATSYAISAVLVRNEGKEEKPFYFINKTLSPAEKNCTRIEQMILALTFATQKLITYFQAHRIRVLTKSPIEAVLDNAGRSGRISKWGAQIKQFNIIYKMRTAIKAQVLADFLADFPLSDEDEVEDIPGMEEDREDPADLLEISIPTRWEVFVDWVSNKDISGLGLVFTTLKEKKIVHSFRLQFKATNNVTEYEGVIHALRLLVEMEIQDVRLTSDLQLVIRQIIGMYATHDPVLQRSKCRWRSCNEDPYALYSRSTRGKAYVAVNTADRYKEGDWRKPIHLYLETGELPKCRPEINKIKSKSAAYELRDDIPYIKSYLGPLLRCLSKKKGQSILNELHYGEAGNHSSGQSLSAREKTMGYFWPYMNDDAKQMALICEEFQRFGKKICSPKVSLNSVISPWPFAKRGIDILGSLHVGPEQRKYLIVSTDYFTKWVEAAPLKHIRDKDVFRFIWKHIICRFGVQAAIVSDNGKQLQGKNIDLLFNTSNIRKSKAAPIYPQSNRQDEITNKTIADNLKKKLDREYGEWCEEIYNVLWGYMTTRREATGLSTFMLTYGTEAILPTEAMIPTTRTEAWRRNISADLILAKLDDLEETR